The sequence GTGGACAACTCTGTGCACAGGTGTGGAAAAGCCCCGCCGAACCTCCGTTCGGCGGGGCTTCCACTACACCTTGTGGTGTCAGGCGCCCGCGGGCACCGGAAGTGGCATGCCGGGCAGGCTCTGGTCGTTCGGCACGACGCCGTCGACCAGGTAGGCCTCCACGACCTTGTCCACACCCGCGTTGCCGCCGGCGTAGATGCCGTGGTCACCCTCGCCGGTGATCGTCAGCATCCGCGAACCCTCGAACGCCTTGTGCGCGCGCCGCGCGCCTTCGATCGGCGTCGCCGGGTCGTGCTCCGACTCGACGATCAGCACCGGCGGGACACCCTTGCCGTCCAGCACCGGGAGCGGCGCCGGCGGCTTCTTCCAGAACAGGCACGGCTGGATGAACCAGCCGGCGCCCAGGAGCGGCAGCTGCTTGTCGATCAGCCGCTGCGAGTCCTTGATGGCGCTGTTGACCGTGCCGGTCCACGGGCCCTCGTTGCACGGGATGGTCCAGAAGCTGGCGTCGTAGGCGTCGCCGTCGGTCGGGACCATCAGCGGCTGGGCGCCGGAGGTGTCGGTGCTCTTGTCGGCGGCCTTGACCTTCTGCGCGGCCGACGTCTTGGCCTGCGCCGACGCGGTGCCCTGGGTCAGCGTGCGGACGCTGACCAGGTAGTCGGCCAGGCCCGGGAAGGACCGCTTCGAGTAGATGCTCGACGCGATGAAGGAGTCCAGTCCGTTGGCCGAGACGGTCGAGCCGTCGGGCAGGGTGACCGCGCCCTGGGTCAGGGCGTAGCGGACCTGCTCGTAGGTCTGGCGGGCGGCCTCGCCGGTGGTGCCGAAGTGGTAGAGCTTGTCGTACTTCGCCATCCACGGGAGGAAGTCCTGCCGCCAGCGGCGCTCGAAGCCGAGCGGCTGCCAGTCGAACGACTTCTGCCAGGTCGTGGTGAACTCCGTCGAGGAGTCGAGGACGAACCGGCCGGTGCGCGTCGGGTAGGCCTGCGCGTAGTGCGCGCCCATCCAGGTGCCCGCCGAGT is a genomic window of Amycolatopsis lexingtonensis containing:
- a CDS encoding alpha/beta hydrolase: MTRLRYAVVIPAIAGTLLAGFTPAFAGQEAAAGKQPLNSTNIPPQYANQKLDWHKCAVPAELPTAPPAGAEDMECATYKTPRNWYQANAQIDLTIAVSRLKATKDATASVVTNPGGPGAPGRNFPARLRNQPKLREHQEIVGFDPRGTGKSTNITCGGAIGTGSDLDPRDRDRQNLNLIVAATKYAALSCQQKSGELGPLINTDQTVKDIDLLRVLLGRDKINWVGYSAGTWMGAHYAQAYPTRTGRFVLDSSTEFTTTWQKSFDWQPLGFERRWRQDFLPWMAKYDKLYHFGTTGEAARQTYEQVRYALTQGAVTLPDGSTVSANGLDSFIASSIYSKRSFPGLADYLVSVRTLTQGTASAQAKTSAAQKVKAADKSTDTSGAQPLMVPTDGDAYDASFWTIPCNEGPWTGTVNSAIKDSQRLIDKQLPLLGAGWFIQPCLFWKKPPAPLPVLDGKGVPPVLIVESEHDPATPIEGARRAHKAFEGSRMLTITGEGDHGIYAGGNAGVDKVVEAYLVDGVVPNDQSLPGMPLPVPAGA